A stretch of the Vigna radiata var. radiata cultivar VC1973A chromosome 7, Vradiata_ver6, whole genome shotgun sequence genome encodes the following:
- the LOC106767835 gene encoding cell wall / vacuolar inhibitor of fructosidase 1, protein MRRSLPSASFFLVHVLLLFCILLTPTHSSDGDGDDDGDLVDQICRKTPFYDLCSSILHSNPLAPKSDPKGMALIMVNDIQANATDTLSYIEELIKQTSDEQLEQQLAFCAESYIPVVKYILPQAADAISQGRFGFASYCIVDAQKEVNACDKKFSGSSQAPLSDRNDIMQKXVDVAAAIVKLLLNG, encoded by the coding sequence ATGAGGAGGAGCTTACCCTCTGCGTCCTTTTTTCTGGTCCATGTTCTTCTTCTATTCTGTATTCTTCTCACACCAACTCATTCCTCTGACGGAGATGGTGACGATGATGGTGATTTGGTTGACCAGATATGCCGAAAGACTCCCTTTTATGATCTCTGCAGCTCCATCTTACACTCAAATCCCTTGGCCCCCAAAAGTGATCCAAAGGGTATGGCCCTCATAATGGTGAATGACATTCAGGCAAATGCTACTGACACACTGAGTTACATTGAAGAGTTGATCAAGCAAACCTCGGATGAACAATTGGAGCAACAACTGGCTTTCTGCGCAGAGTCATACATCCCAGTTGTGAAGTACATTCTCCCACAAGCAGCTGATGCCATAAGCCAAGGTCGATTTGGGTTTGCCAGTTACTGCATAGTTGATGCTCAGAAGGAAGTAAATGCCTGCGACAAGAAATTTTCTGGCTCATCTCAGGCACCCTTAAGTGATAGAAATGACATTATGCAGAAGNTGGTGGATGTGGCTGCAGCCATAGTTAAACTACTATTAAATGGTTGA
- the LOC106769366 gene encoding uncharacterized protein LOC106769366 yields the protein MDHKSVNDDAEIDLESGLAVVEDDSKNVSSPGNTKQGKILFTEISCIKGEDRYSGCCNESKLTVVSMDMVKVSGRLYSVECVENGTPEKEKRKKSSNXKAPKPPRPPRAPSLDAADHKLIREITELAMLKRARIERMKALKKMKAAKASSSSSSSSSMFAMVFTVIFCIVILLQGMSSGKSSVTTFQGSPVPAGVTEGGLVDVQHQLNPSSSHPNVPGFQYHKIVQQFTGSDLPAKK from the exons ATGGATCATAAGAGTGTCAATGATGATGCTGAAATTGATCTTGAAAGTGGGTTGGCAGTGGTTGAAGATGACTCCAAGAATGTGTCTTCTCCAGGTAACACAAAACAAGGAAAGATTTTGTTTACTGAGATTTCTTGTATAAAAGGTGAGGATAGGTATAGTGGATGCTGCAATGAGTCAAAGTTAACAGTAGTTTCAATGGACATGGTGAAAGTGAGTGGGAGGTTGTACTCAGTAGAATGTGTGGAGAATGGTACCCCAGAAAAGGAGAAACGAAAAAAGAGCAGTAACAANAAGGCTCCCAAACCTCCAAGACCTCCACGAGCTCCATCACTTGATGCAGCTGACCATAAGCTAATCAGGGAGATCACTGAACTTGCCATGTTAAAGCGTGCGAGGATTGAGCGGATGAAAGctttgaagaagatgaaggctGCAAAGGCATCATCCTCGTCATCTTCCAGTAGCAGCATGTTTGCTATGGTTTTCACTGTTATCTTCTGTATTGTGATATTACTCCAAG GCATGTCTTCTGGGAAAAGTTCAGTTACTACATTCCAGGGATCTCCAGTGCCCGCAGGAGTAACAGAGGGTGGTCTGGTTGATGTTCAACACCAACTCAATCCATCTTCAAGTCACCCAAATGTACCTGGTTTTCAGTACCACAA AATTGTACAGCAGTTCACTGGTTCAGATTTGCCTGCCAAAAAATAG
- the LOC106766523 gene encoding galactokinase-like, producing MAIRQDTIVAIRKNDAEKVLRIANVNGEKYSVCTYPADPLQEIDLKNHKWGHYFICGYKGFYDYAKLKGVDVGEPVGLDVLVDGTVPTGSGLSSSAAFVCSSTIAIMAAFDVNFPKKELAQVTCACERHIGTQSGGMDQAISVMAKTGFAELIDFNPIRTTDVQLPAGGTFVIAHSLAESQKAVTAATNYNNRVLECRLSSIVLAIKLGMDPKEAISKVSTLSDVEGLCVTFAGIHNSSDPVLAVKEYLKEEPYTAEEIEEAVGEKLTSFLGNNAAYLEVLKAAKQYKLHQRAAHVYSEAKRVHAFKDVVSSDLSDEDKLKRLGDLMNESHHSCSVLYECSCPELEELVNVCRNNGALGARLTGAGWGGCAVALVKENIVPQFILNLKECFYQSRIDKGVIKKNDLGLYVFASKPSSGAAIFKF from the exons ATGGCTATTCGGCAAGATACGATCGTGGCGATTCGGAAAAACGACGCGGAAAAGGTTCTCAGGATTGCTAACGTGAACGGTGAAAAATATTCTGTTTGTACTTATCCTGCTGATCCTCTCCAG GAAATCGACTTGAAGAATCACAAATGGGgccattattttatttgtgg GTACAAAGGTTTCTATGACTATGCAAAACTGAAAGGAGTGGATGTTGGTGAACCTGTTGGGCTTGATGTTCTTGTTGATGGAACAGTGCCAACAG GTTCTGGGCTATCAAGCTCTGCAGCGTTTGTCTGCTCATCCACAATTGCTATTATGGCTGCTTTTGATGTGAACTTCCCAAAG AAAGAACTTGCGCAAGTTACATGTGCTTGTGAACGACATATTGGTACACAATCTGGTGGAATGGACCAg GCAATCTCTGTCATGGCCAAGACTGGCTTTGCAGAGCTGATTGATTTCAACCCAATTCGTACAACAGATGTGCAACTTCCTGCTGGTGGAACTTTTGTGATAGCTCATTCTCTGGCAGAGTCTCAGAAGGCTGTTACTGCTGCGACAAATTACAACAATAGGGTTCTTGAGTGCCGTTTGTCTTCT ATTGTTCTAGCTATAAAGCTAGGAATGGATCCAAAAGAGGCAATATCAAAAGTGAGCACACTGTCTGATGTTGAAGGTTTATGTGTGACATTTGCTGGTATTCATAACTCATCTGATCCTGTACTTGCTGTAAAG GAATATTTGAAAGAAGAACCATATACAGCCGAAGAAATTGAAGAAGCTGTTGGGGAAAAGCTTACCTCATTTTTGGGCAACAATGCAGCTTATTTAGAAGTCTTAAAAGCTGCAAAGCAATACAAGTTGCATCAG AGAGCTGCTCACGTGTATTCAGAAGCAAAGAGGGTACATGCTTTCAAGGATGTCGTATCCTCAGATCTAAG CGACGAGGACAAGCTAAAGAGGCTTGGTGACCTTATGAACGAGAGTCATCATAGCTGCAGCGTTTTATATGAGTGCAG CTGTCCAGAATTGGAAGAACTTGTAAATGTTTGTCGTAACAATGGTGCTCTCGGGGCTAGGCTTACTGGAGCTGGATGGGGTGGTTGTGCAGTTGCTTTGGTGAAGGAGAACATAGTTCCACAATTTATCCTTAATTTAaag GAATGCTTCTATCAGTCTAGGATAGACAAGGGCGTTATTAAGAAGAACGATCTTGGCCTTTATGTATTTGCTTCCAAGCCATCAAGTGGTGCtgctatattcaaattttag
- the LOC106769534 gene encoding GPN-loop GTPase 1, producing MNVDKGSESAKLDNSSMQMDSDDSSDQVKDNEKEKEELTETMNKMHIEGSSSGNGFPNFRRKPVIIIVVGMAGSGKTTLMHRLVAHTHIKNIRGYVMNLDPAVMTLPYASNIDIRDTVKYKEVMKQFNLGPNGGILTSMNLFATKFNEVISVIERRADQLDYVLVDTPGQIEIFTWSASGAIITEAFASTFPTVVAYVVDTPRSEDPTTFMSNMLYACSILYKTRLPLILTFNKVDVAAHQFALEWMEDFEAFQAAASSDQSYTSTLTQSLSLVLDEFYNNLKSVGVSAVSGAGMEAFFKVVEASADEYMDTYKADLDKRREEKQRLEEDRRRGDMDKLRRDMEKSGGETVVLNTGLKDKQKSKSKSMMDEEDEVEEEDEVTDDDDDLGIYTEDDDAIDEDEDEEVDRFGL from the exons ATGAACGTCGATAAAGGTTCAGAGAGCGCGAAACTTGACAACTCGTCTATGCAAATGGACTCCGATGACTCTTCCGATCAA GTAAAAgacaatgaaaaggaaaaggaagaactCACCGAGACTATGAACAAGATGCATATTGAAGGATCTTCTTCTGGGAATGGATTTCCTAACTTTCGAAGAAAACCTGTCATCATTATTGTTGTAGGAATGGCAG GGAGTGGGAAAACGACACTCATGCATAGGTTGGTTGCCCATACACATATAAAAAACATCCGGGGTTATGTGATGAATCTTGACCCTGCCGTCATGACCCTCCCGTATGCTTCTAACATCGACATAAGAGACACAGTCAAATACAAAGAAGTCATGAAGCAGTTTAACCTTGGCCCTAATGGTGGAATTTTGACTTCCATGAACTTGTTTGCCACCAAGTTTAATGAG GTAATCTCTGTGATTGAGAGACGGGCAGATCAACTTGACTATGTTCTTGTGGACACCCCTGGTCAGATTGAAATATTTACCTGGTCTGCTTCTGGTGCTATCATTACAGAAGCTTTTGCATCCACATTTCCCACTGTAGTGGCCTATGTTGTTGATACACCTCGTTCAGAAGATCCTACAACTTTCATGAGCAACATGTTGTATGCTTGTAGTATCCTCTATAAGACAAGGTTACCTCTCATCCTGACATTCAACAAAGTTGATGTAGCAGCACATCAGTTTGCATTGGAG TGGATGGAGGATTTTGAGGCATTCCAAGCAGCAGCAAGTTCAGATCAGTCATACACATCAACTTTAACTCAAAGCCTTTCTCTTGTGCTAGATGAATTCTACAATAATCTGAAATCAGTTGGAGTTTCTGCTGTTTCTGGTGCAGGAATGGAAGCCTTCTTTAAGGTTGTCGAAGCCAGTGCAGATGAATACATGGACACCTACAA GGCTGATCTTGATAAAAGACGTGAAGAGAAGCAACGTTTGGAGGAAGACCGAAGGAGGGGCGACATGGATAAACTGAGGAGAGACATGGAGAAATCTGGGGGAGAAACTGTAGTTTTGAACACTGGTTTGAAGGACAAAcagaaaagtaaaagtaaaagtatgATGGATGAGGAAGACGAGGTTGAGGAGGAGGACGAGGTaacagatgatgatgatgatttggGGATATATACCGAAGATGATGATGCTATAGACGAGGACGAAGATGAGGAGGTTGATAGGTTTGGCTTGTGA